In Microbacterium binotii, one DNA window encodes the following:
- a CDS encoding SGNH/GDSL hydrolase family protein has product MTTESALPHRTPYVANDQVHPWRRFVAIGDSFTEGLGDPSPDSPGGNRGWADRVAEVLGAGVDDFAYANLAVRGRLIGQIVAEQIEPALALSPDLISFCAGGNDVIRPGTDPDEISQQFEDAVIRLSSTGATVVVFTGIDTNFSPVFRGFRGKVAIYNENLRAIADRYDCIVADQWGLKEIQDTRFFADDRLHLNTLGHHEVARMVLRALNVPNDLTPMQPAPIAVRNWRAARADDLVWARTYLVPWVLRRLRHQSSGDHVTAKRPEASRVARIEDQDPAAGG; this is encoded by the coding sequence ATGACGACCGAATCGGCTCTGCCGCACCGCACGCCCTACGTTGCCAACGATCAGGTACATCCGTGGCGGCGTTTCGTCGCCATCGGCGACTCCTTCACCGAAGGCCTCGGTGATCCCTCGCCCGACTCGCCGGGCGGCAACCGCGGTTGGGCCGACCGCGTCGCCGAGGTGCTGGGCGCCGGTGTCGATGACTTCGCGTACGCGAATCTCGCGGTGCGCGGTCGTCTGATCGGCCAGATCGTCGCCGAGCAGATCGAGCCCGCCCTCGCTCTCTCCCCCGACCTCATCAGCTTCTGCGCGGGCGGCAACGACGTCATCCGCCCCGGCACCGATCCGGATGAGATCTCGCAGCAGTTCGAGGATGCGGTCATCCGGCTCTCATCGACCGGCGCCACCGTCGTCGTGTTCACGGGCATCGACACGAACTTCTCGCCCGTGTTCCGCGGCTTCCGCGGGAAGGTCGCGATCTACAACGAGAATCTGCGCGCGATCGCCGACCGGTACGACTGCATCGTCGCGGACCAGTGGGGCCTGAAGGAGATCCAGGACACCCGCTTCTTCGCGGACGACCGCCTGCATCTGAACACCCTCGGGCATCACGAGGTCGCGCGGATGGTGCTGAGGGCCCTCAACGTCCCCAACGACCTGACCCCGATGCAGCCTGCGCCGATCGCGGTGCGGAACTGGCGTGCGGCCCGGGCCGACGATCTGGTCTGGGCGCGGACCTACCTCGTGCCCTGGGTGCTTCGGCGCCTGCGGCACCAATCGTCCGGCGACCACGTGACGGCGAAGCGTCCTGAGGCGTCGCGCGTGGCGCGTATCGAGGATCAGGACCCCGCCGCGGGCGGGTGA
- a CDS encoding DEAD/DEAH box helicase, whose translation MDDEREATIDADRIDEHGAEHIGSFAAEHLSPTYPQRAPWGTAQRLRAWQAEALDQYFSLDGPDGVGKGPRDFLAAATPGAGKTTFALRLASELLRRGVVDRIIVVAPTEHLKTQWADAAARVGIRLDPHFSNRHTVPARQYHGVAVTYAQVAVKASVHQYLTIEKRSLVVLDEVHHGGDALSWGDALREAYGRATRRLLLSGTPFRSDTAPIPFVEYHPDAKGNRISRTDYAYGYRRALEDGVVRPVLFMVYAGHMRWRTKTGDEMEAQLGQDNTKDITSQAWRTALAPEGEWISAVLRSADRRLSEVREQVPDAGGLVIATDQTAARAYADILQQISGEPVTVVLSDEAEASSRIETFSASDSRWMVAVRMVSEGVDVPRLAVGVYATSASTPLFFAQAIGRFVRARRRGETASVFLPNVPQLLTLANEMERQRDHALDRESDAEDMWDAEEDMMNAAEREDSASDALTEEFAYQALGANAHFDRVLFDGKEFGQLAVPGTPEEEEFLGIPGLLEPEHVHELLMQRQARQGRHRSAREAREAAGDQEPPSDIPAPLHRTLKEQRQLLNSLVGLYARQSGEPHGAVHTELRRLCGGPAVSHATVAQLQARIELLRKRVHS comes from the coding sequence ATGGACGACGAGCGGGAGGCCACCATCGACGCCGATCGGATCGACGAGCACGGAGCCGAACACATCGGCAGTTTCGCCGCCGAGCACCTCTCCCCGACGTATCCGCAACGAGCGCCGTGGGGAACCGCGCAGCGGCTGCGTGCCTGGCAGGCGGAGGCTCTCGACCAGTACTTCTCGCTGGACGGTCCCGACGGCGTAGGAAAGGGGCCTCGTGACTTCCTGGCCGCGGCCACGCCCGGGGCCGGCAAGACGACGTTCGCGCTGCGTCTCGCGAGTGAGCTGCTGCGCCGTGGGGTCGTCGACCGCATCATCGTGGTCGCACCGACGGAGCACCTCAAGACGCAGTGGGCCGATGCGGCGGCGCGGGTGGGCATCCGACTCGATCCCCACTTCAGCAATCGGCACACCGTTCCCGCCCGGCAGTATCACGGCGTCGCCGTGACGTACGCGCAGGTCGCCGTGAAGGCGTCCGTCCACCAGTACCTGACGATCGAGAAGCGCAGTCTCGTGGTCCTCGACGAGGTGCACCACGGCGGCGACGCCCTCAGCTGGGGCGATGCACTGCGTGAGGCGTACGGCCGCGCCACTCGCCGGCTGCTGCTGTCCGGCACGCCCTTCCGCTCGGATACCGCCCCCATCCCGTTCGTCGAGTACCACCCCGACGCCAAGGGCAACCGCATCTCCCGCACCGACTACGCGTACGGCTATCGTCGCGCGCTCGAGGACGGCGTCGTGCGACCCGTGCTGTTCATGGTCTATGCCGGGCACATGCGCTGGCGCACCAAGACGGGCGACGAGATGGAGGCGCAGCTCGGGCAGGACAACACGAAGGACATCACCTCCCAGGCGTGGCGCACCGCGCTCGCGCCGGAGGGGGAGTGGATCTCCGCTGTCCTTCGCTCCGCCGATCGGCGCCTCTCCGAGGTGCGGGAGCAGGTCCCCGACGCGGGCGGCCTCGTGATCGCGACCGACCAGACGGCGGCGCGCGCGTACGCGGACATCCTGCAGCAGATCTCCGGGGAACCCGTCACCGTCGTCCTCTCCGACGAGGCCGAAGCGTCCTCTCGCATCGAAACGTTCTCCGCCTCGGATTCGCGCTGGATGGTGGCGGTGCGGATGGTGTCCGAAGGCGTGGACGTGCCGCGCCTCGCGGTCGGCGTGTACGCGACCTCTGCGTCGACCCCGCTGTTCTTCGCGCAGGCGATCGGTCGCTTCGTGCGTGCGCGGCGTCGCGGTGAGACCGCGAGCGTGTTCCTCCCCAACGTCCCGCAGCTCCTGACACTCGCCAACGAGATGGAGCGCCAGCGCGACCACGCGCTCGACCGCGAGAGCGATGCGGAGGACATGTGGGACGCCGAAGAGGACATGATGAATGCGGCGGAGCGTGAAGACTCCGCATCCGACGCCCTCACCGAAGAGTTCGCGTACCAGGCTCTCGGTGCGAACGCCCACTTCGACCGTGTTCTCTTCGACGGCAAGGAGTTCGGTCAGCTCGCCGTGCCCGGCACGCCGGAGGAAGAGGAGTTCCTGGGTATCCCCGGGCTCCTCGAGCCGGAGCACGTGCACGAACTCCTGATGCAGCGCCAAGCCCGTCAGGGACGCCATCGCTCCGCACGGGAAGCGCGCGAGGCGGCAGGGGACCAGGAGCCGCCGAGCGACATCCCCGCGCCCCTTCACCGCACGCTCAAGGAACAGCGTCAGCTGCTCAACAGCCTCGTGGGACTGTACGCGCGGCAGAGCGGCGAGCCGCACGGCGCGGTACACACCGAACTGCGTCGACTGTGCGGGGGGCCCGCGGTGTCCCACGCGACCGTCGCTCAGTTGCAGGCCCGGATCGAACTGCTGCGCAAGCGCGTCCACAGCTGA
- a CDS encoding M20/M25/M40 family metallo-hydrolase: protein MTDATAGGAPDLPEVARIARDLIRIDTTNYGGGRAVGEREAAEYVGAYLEHLGLQAQYYEPVARRTNVFARVPGRDRSRPALVVHGHLDVVPAVAEDWSVDPFAGVVRDGMLWGRGAVDMKNMDAMILTSVAELVRAGEQPERDLVLAFFADEENGGVEGSSLVVEHRPEIFAGATEAVSEVGGFSVDVGSRRAYLLQVGEKALLWLRLVARGAAGHGSRFHPDNAVVRLAEAVAALGRTEWPLRLTDTTERFLAEMSRLTGIDTSDPDALADAAGPASAFLRASLRTTANATGLAAGYKHNVIPDRAEALIDVRVLPGTEDAALADIRRIVGEGIEIETVVRDVGLETAFEGDLVDRMVDALAHHDPDAPVIPYLLGAGTDNKALSRLGIAGYGFAPLRLPPGMDFTGMFHGVDERVPIDSLVFGQRVLTDFLGTC from the coding sequence ATGACGGACGCGACTGCCGGGGGCGCGCCCGATCTGCCCGAGGTCGCGCGGATCGCGCGGGACCTCATCCGGATCGACACGACGAACTACGGCGGTGGCCGGGCCGTCGGCGAACGCGAGGCCGCCGAGTACGTCGGCGCCTACCTGGAGCATCTCGGTCTCCAGGCGCAGTACTACGAGCCGGTCGCGCGCCGCACGAACGTCTTCGCCCGCGTGCCCGGGCGAGACCGCAGCCGCCCGGCCCTGGTCGTCCACGGCCACCTCGACGTCGTCCCCGCGGTGGCGGAGGATTGGAGCGTCGATCCGTTCGCGGGCGTCGTGCGTGACGGGATGCTGTGGGGACGCGGCGCAGTGGACATGAAGAACATGGACGCCATGATCCTCACGTCGGTCGCGGAGCTCGTGCGCGCAGGCGAACAGCCCGAACGCGATCTCGTGCTGGCTTTCTTCGCCGATGAGGAGAACGGCGGTGTCGAAGGCTCCTCGCTGGTCGTCGAACATCGACCCGAGATCTTCGCCGGCGCGACGGAGGCCGTCAGCGAGGTCGGTGGCTTCTCCGTCGACGTCGGTTCTCGACGGGCCTATCTCCTGCAGGTGGGGGAGAAGGCGCTTCTCTGGTTGCGGCTGGTCGCGCGCGGCGCAGCCGGCCACGGCAGCAGGTTCCATCCGGACAACGCGGTGGTCCGCCTGGCCGAGGCCGTCGCGGCCCTCGGGCGCACCGAGTGGCCCCTGCGTCTCACCGACACGACCGAACGTTTCCTCGCGGAGATGTCCCGCCTCACGGGGATCGACACCTCCGACCCCGATGCGTTGGCCGACGCGGCCGGACCCGCATCCGCGTTCCTCCGGGCGAGTCTGCGCACGACGGCGAACGCGACAGGACTCGCCGCCGGCTACAAGCACAATGTGATCCCCGATCGCGCAGAGGCGCTGATCGATGTCCGTGTGCTGCCGGGAACCGAGGATGCGGCACTCGCCGACATCCGACGCATCGTCGGCGAGGGGATCGAGATCGAGACCGTCGTGCGCGACGTGGGCCTGGAGACGGCGTTCGAGGGCGATCTCGTCGACCGCATGGTCGACGCCCTCGCGCACCACGATCCCGATGCGCCCGTCATCCCGTATCTGCTCGGTGCCGGCACCGACAACAAGGCCCTGTCCCGTCTGGGCATCGCCGGCTACGGGTTCGCGCCGTTGCGCCTTCCGCCGGGCATGGATTTCACCGGTATGTTCCACGGTGTCGATGAGCGCGTCCCGATCGATTCGCTCGTGTTCGGGCAGCGCGTGCTGACCGACTTCCTCGGCACCTGCTGA
- a CDS encoding undecaprenyl-diphosphate phosphatase translates to MQNFLEALLLGLVQGLTEFLPVSSSAHLAILGAFLPSAQDPGAAFTAITQIGTEAAVVIFFWKDIVRIISHWFGSFTGRVPRNDPDARMGWLIIIGSVPIVALGLFFQDQIEGVFRSLWLVAGMLIFFGVLLGIADAVGAHRRKLKDLTIGHGVVFGLAQSLALVPGVSRSGGTITAGLFLGYERAAAARYAFLLAIPAVFGSGFYQLFKVLREPEVDPAFNLWETGAATVVAFFVALVVIKYFMAWISKRSFLPFVIYRVALGAFVMVMLATGVIAA, encoded by the coding sequence ATGCAGAATTTCCTCGAAGCGCTCCTCCTGGGCCTCGTTCAAGGCCTCACCGAGTTCCTCCCGGTCTCCTCGAGCGCACATCTCGCGATCCTGGGCGCGTTCCTGCCCTCCGCTCAGGATCCGGGCGCGGCGTTCACGGCGATCACCCAGATCGGCACCGAAGCAGCGGTGGTGATCTTCTTCTGGAAGGACATCGTCCGCATCATCTCGCACTGGTTCGGCTCCTTCACCGGCCGCGTGCCGCGGAACGATCCCGATGCGCGGATGGGCTGGTTGATCATCATCGGGTCGGTGCCGATCGTCGCACTGGGGCTCTTCTTCCAGGACCAGATCGAGGGCGTGTTCCGCTCGCTCTGGCTGGTGGCGGGCATGCTCATCTTCTTCGGCGTGCTCCTCGGCATCGCCGATGCGGTCGGGGCGCACCGCCGCAAGCTCAAGGACCTCACGATCGGCCACGGCGTCGTCTTCGGCCTGGCGCAGTCGCTCGCCCTCGTGCCGGGCGTGTCGCGTTCCGGTGGCACCATCACCGCAGGTCTCTTCCTCGGCTACGAGCGTGCGGCGGCCGCGCGGTACGCGTTCCTGCTCGCCATCCCGGCGGTGTTCGGCAGCGGCTTCTACCAGTTGTTCAAGGTGCTCCGCGAACCCGAGGTCGACCCCGCCTTCAACCTGTGGGAGACGGGGGCCGCGACCGTCGTCGCGTTCTTCGTCGCACTCGTGGTCATCAAGTACTTCATGGCGTGGATCTCGAAGCGCAGCTTCCTGCCGTTCGTGATCTACCGTGTCGCGTTGGGCGCCTTCGTGATGGTGATGCTCGCCACCGGTGTCATCGCGGCCTGA
- a CDS encoding PAC2 family protein, whose product MEGLGRRVLVAAFDGWNDAGEAASAALALLRAEGDYEPVYSVDPELYFDYQYTRPTVSLDAEGNRALSWPETTLLRPSQQTRGTQLWLLTGVEPARAWKAFASELVDFALAEDITGFVALGSMMADVPHTRPISIFAGSDSDALRTGLGLERSSYEGPVGILSVLAHVAEQAGIPAASLWASVPHYVAGHTPSPKATLALLDRLEDLTGAKVPRGELSTQAAAWEASIDAAAADDEEMTEYIRGLERTRDTWDSPDASGDAIAREFEQYLRRRGDGPGKPERDEPRR is encoded by the coding sequence GTGGAGGGACTCGGTCGGCGCGTTCTGGTCGCCGCCTTCGACGGCTGGAACGATGCGGGTGAGGCGGCATCCGCGGCGCTGGCTCTGCTGCGCGCCGAGGGCGACTACGAGCCCGTGTACTCGGTCGATCCCGAACTGTACTTCGACTACCAGTACACCCGCCCCACGGTGAGCCTGGATGCGGAGGGCAATCGCGCGCTCTCCTGGCCGGAGACCACGCTGCTGCGCCCGTCGCAGCAGACCCGCGGGACGCAGCTCTGGCTGCTGACGGGGGTCGAACCGGCACGGGCCTGGAAGGCGTTCGCCTCCGAGCTCGTCGACTTCGCACTCGCCGAGGACATCACGGGCTTCGTCGCGCTCGGCTCGATGATGGCGGACGTGCCGCACACCCGTCCGATCTCGATCTTCGCGGGCAGTGACAGCGATGCGCTGCGCACCGGTCTGGGCCTCGAGAGAAGCTCCTACGAAGGACCCGTCGGCATTCTGAGCGTCCTCGCCCATGTCGCGGAACAAGCCGGCATCCCTGCTGCGTCGCTCTGGGCCAGCGTCCCGCACTACGTCGCGGGTCACACGCCGTCTCCGAAAGCCACGCTGGCGCTGCTCGACCGTCTCGAAGACCTCACCGGAGCCAAGGTGCCCCGCGGCGAACTGTCGACGCAGGCTGCCGCGTGGGAGGCGTCCATCGACGCGGCAGCGGCCGACGACGAGGAGATGACCGAGTACATCCGCGGACTCGAACGCACGCGCGACACGTGGGACTCCCCGGATGCGTCCGGTGACGCCATCGCCCGCGAGTTCGAGCAGTATCTGCGCCGCCGCGGCGACGGACCGGGCAAACCCGAACGCGACGAGCCGCGTCGCTGA
- a CDS encoding HAD family hydrolase yields the protein MNPQLPDAVLWDMDGTLVDTEPYWMAAEGPLVAAYGGVWTHEQALGMVGLGLDDAARLLQDAGVRLPEHQIIDTLTGRVMQSLREDGVPFRPGARELLASLRAAGVRTALVTMSLRRMADAVVELIDFDAFDLVIAGDETTRPKPFPDPYLQACASLGVDPARTVAIEDSPNGLRSAIAAGTVALGVPHMVSLEGVGAAALWPTLADTGADDIARLFTAHHEFEDVAR from the coding sequence GTGAACCCCCAGCTTCCCGACGCCGTCCTGTGGGACATGGACGGCACACTCGTCGACACCGAGCCCTACTGGATGGCGGCCGAGGGCCCCCTCGTCGCTGCGTACGGCGGTGTCTGGACCCATGAACAGGCGCTGGGGATGGTCGGGCTCGGGCTCGACGACGCGGCACGTCTCCTTCAGGACGCGGGCGTGCGTCTTCCCGAGCATCAGATCATCGATACCCTGACCGGTCGTGTCATGCAGTCGCTGCGGGAGGACGGCGTGCCCTTCCGGCCCGGGGCCCGGGAGCTGTTGGCCAGTCTCCGTGCGGCGGGCGTACGCACGGCTCTGGTGACCATGTCCCTGCGTCGGATGGCGGATGCGGTGGTCGAGCTCATCGACTTCGACGCCTTCGATCTCGTGATCGCCGGAGACGAGACCACCCGTCCGAAGCCGTTCCCGGACCCGTACCTCCAGGCCTGTGCGTCGCTCGGCGTGGATCCGGCTCGCACCGTGGCGATCGAGGACTCGCCCAACGGACTGCGCTCCGCGATCGCGGCCGGAACCGTCGCCCTCGGCGTTCCCCATATGGTCTCGCTCGAGGGCGTCGGTGCTGCCGCGCTGTGGCCGACACTCGCCGACACCGGCGCCGACGACATCGCACGTCTGTTCACCGCACATCACGAATTCGAGGACGTCGCACGATGA
- a CDS encoding tRNA (adenine-N1)-methyltransferase — MTIPASAPRGPFRFGDRIQLTGPKGRLHTITLKDGGELHTHHGVLRHRDLEGLPDGSVVANSGGHEYLALRPLLRDFVMSMPRGAAIVYPKDAAQIVAQADIFPGAVVVEAGVGSGALALWLLRGVGATGRLTSFERREDFAEVARANVETFLGSVPENWTLEVGDLVERLPDAVEPASVDRVVLDMLAPWECIDVVADALAPGGVVICYVATATQLSRVAEYIRHTELFTDPEASETLVRGWHVEGLAVRPDHRMVAHTGFLLTARRLAPGAVLPEQKRRASKSSYSDEDVELWTPGAVGERQITDKNLRKRVREAQRAAAGARQAAAEDDTDEHVD; from the coding sequence ATGACCATTCCCGCCTCCGCACCCCGCGGCCCTTTCCGTTTCGGCGACCGCATCCAGTTGACCGGACCCAAGGGCCGGCTGCACACGATCACGCTGAAGGACGGCGGCGAGCTGCACACGCATCACGGCGTGCTGCGTCATCGCGATCTCGAAGGGCTGCCGGACGGCTCCGTCGTCGCCAACAGCGGCGGTCACGAGTATCTCGCCCTGCGCCCGCTGCTGCGCGACTTCGTCATGTCCATGCCGCGCGGCGCGGCGATCGTGTACCCGAAGGATGCGGCGCAGATCGTCGCGCAGGCCGACATCTTCCCCGGCGCGGTCGTCGTCGAAGCGGGTGTCGGATCGGGTGCGCTCGCGCTCTGGCTCCTGCGCGGAGTCGGAGCGACGGGGCGGCTCACGTCGTTCGAGCGGCGGGAGGACTTCGCCGAGGTGGCGCGCGCGAATGTCGAGACCTTCCTCGGGTCCGTGCCCGAGAACTGGACTCTCGAGGTGGGGGATCTCGTCGAGCGCCTGCCCGACGCGGTCGAACCGGCATCCGTCGACCGCGTCGTTCTCGACATGCTGGCGCCGTGGGAATGCATCGATGTGGTCGCCGACGCCCTCGCGCCCGGCGGTGTGGTGATCTGCTACGTCGCCACCGCCACGCAGCTCAGCCGGGTCGCGGAGTACATCCGTCACACCGAGCTCTTCACGGACCCGGAGGCGAGCGAGACGCTCGTGCGCGGTTGGCATGTCGAGGGACTCGCGGTGCGCCCGGATCACCGCATGGTCGCGCACACCGGGTTCCTGCTGACGGCGCGCCGTCTCGCTCCCGGCGCTGTGCTTCCCGAGCAGAAGCGGCGCGCCTCCAAGTCGAGCTACAGCGACGAGGATGTGGAGCTGTGGACGCCGGGCGCTGTGGGGGAGCGGCAGATCACCGACAAGAACCTCCGCAAGCGGGTGCGTGAGGCTCAGCGCGCGGCCGCAGGCGCCCGCCAGGCGGCGGCGGAGGACGACACCGACGAGCACGTAGACTGA
- a CDS encoding helix-turn-helix transcriptional regulator has translation MNETSSVAPEERLVNLAVALMATEQGLTKDTILRSVSGYREQAESGASKTALEKMFERDKENLRALGVPIETIGDHADPDDLREARYRVPTAEYALPEDITFTPAEIALLNLAGSVWSENSMSLPARSGLRKIRALGNEVDAEIVGYAPRISVRDTAFAPLQRAIEQARVVSFTYVRPGESTARRRRVRPLALVEYEARWHVYGTDVTLGAERTFLLSRITDAVQVTKEGFDPSLRAGAGERAVRELQELAARQEALIEVHPGTEAALRLSRRGRSAAQGILVPYVDAHILADELASYGPEARVVHPPQLRELVIERLRAVIALHGERS, from the coding sequence ATGAACGAAACGAGCTCCGTGGCGCCCGAGGAGCGCCTGGTGAACCTCGCCGTCGCTCTCATGGCCACGGAGCAGGGGCTCACCAAGGACACCATCCTCCGCTCGGTGTCGGGCTACCGGGAACAGGCGGAGTCGGGAGCATCGAAGACCGCTCTCGAGAAGATGTTCGAGCGCGACAAGGAGAACCTGCGCGCGCTCGGCGTTCCCATCGAGACGATCGGCGACCACGCCGACCCCGACGACCTTCGTGAGGCCCGCTATCGAGTGCCGACGGCGGAGTACGCGCTGCCCGAGGACATCACGTTCACGCCGGCGGAGATCGCCCTGCTGAATCTCGCGGGCTCGGTCTGGAGCGAGAACAGCATGTCGCTGCCGGCGCGGAGCGGGCTGCGCAAGATCCGTGCGCTGGGCAACGAGGTCGACGCGGAGATCGTCGGCTATGCGCCGCGCATCAGCGTGCGCGACACGGCGTTCGCCCCGCTGCAGCGCGCCATCGAGCAGGCGCGCGTCGTCTCGTTCACCTATGTGCGCCCGGGGGAGTCGACGGCTCGGCGTCGCCGGGTGCGACCGCTCGCCCTCGTCGAGTACGAAGCCCGTTGGCATGTCTACGGCACGGACGTCACGCTCGGTGCGGAGCGCACGTTCCTCCTCTCCCGCATCACCGACGCGGTGCAGGTTACGAAGGAGGGCTTCGATCCCTCCCTGCGCGCGGGTGCGGGCGAGCGTGCCGTGCGCGAACTCCAGGAGCTGGCGGCACGACAGGAGGCCCTGATCGAAGTGCACCCCGGGACCGAGGCCGCGCTCCGGCTCTCGCGCCGGGGGCGCTCCGCCGCTCAAGGTATCCTGGTGCCCTACGTCGACGCGCACATCCTCGCCGACGAGCTCGCCTCTTACGGCCCGGAAGCGCGCGTGGTGCACCCGCCGCAGCTTCGCGAGCTCGTGATCGAGCGACTGCGCGCCGTGATCGCGCTGCATGGAGAACGCTCATGA
- a CDS encoding helix-turn-helix transcriptional regulator, translating into MSASRPLVATERAALIMQLVPYLLERGDVSLDEAARDFEVSPAQMRGMVEKLTVIGRPGEGGFWSLPGDLFDIDWDLLDTQDRIALTHTVGLERTPRLTAREAAALLAGLQLTGSLPGVSESALLEGLLAKLARGSATAPADVIVAPAPVDQVRERVDEALRRGRAVSFSYKTPDAAATTRTVDPVKVHIADGQWYLQGWCHLRQATRTFHLDRVADVEVTDIPVTHGADPLPALFDTLQGEIVARLRFPEAVAPLLGEFLTHAEIEISGGMATATVRLADEGVLRRLAARRAGDVEILAPEAARRAAASWAHAGLAQYEHSD; encoded by the coding sequence ATGAGCGCCTCGCGTCCGCTGGTCGCCACCGAGCGCGCCGCGTTGATCATGCAGCTCGTGCCCTACCTCCTCGAGCGCGGCGATGTGTCGCTGGACGAGGCGGCGCGGGACTTCGAGGTGAGTCCCGCCCAGATGCGGGGGATGGTCGAGAAGCTGACGGTCATCGGCCGTCCCGGGGAGGGCGGCTTCTGGTCGCTGCCGGGTGACCTGTTCGACATCGACTGGGATCTGCTCGACACGCAGGACCGGATCGCCCTCACCCACACGGTCGGCCTCGAGCGCACGCCTCGTCTGACGGCCCGTGAGGCCGCGGCGCTGCTCGCCGGACTCCAGCTCACCGGCTCGCTGCCCGGGGTGAGCGAGTCCGCCCTTCTCGAAGGCCTTCTCGCGAAGCTCGCGCGCGGGTCGGCGACGGCTCCGGCCGATGTCATCGTCGCCCCCGCCCCCGTCGACCAGGTGCGTGAGCGCGTCGACGAGGCACTCCGTCGAGGGCGTGCCGTCTCTTTCTCCTACAAGACCCCGGATGCGGCCGCGACGACCCGCACGGTCGACCCGGTGAAGGTCCACATCGCCGACGGGCAGTGGTATCTGCAGGGCTGGTGCCATCTGCGGCAGGCGACGCGCACGTTCCACCTCGACCGCGTCGCCGACGTCGAGGTGACGGACATCCCGGTGACCCACGGCGCCGATCCGTTGCCCGCGCTGTTCGACACGCTGCAGGGAGAGATCGTTGCGCGTCTGCGTTTTCCCGAAGCCGTCGCACCGCTGCTGGGGGAGTTCCTGACGCACGCCGAGATCGAGATCTCGGGCGGTATGGCGACCGCCACCGTGCGATTGGCGGATGAGGGCGTGCTGCGGCGGCTCGCCGCCCGTCGCGCCGGCGATGTCGAGATCCTGGCGCCGGAGGCGGCCCGCCGCGCCGCCGCATCCTGGGCGCACGCGGGCCTGGCCCAGTACGAACACTCCGACTGA
- the tatA gene encoding twin-arginine translocase TatA/TatE family subunit, translated as MGAFGWPHLLVILAVILLLFGAAKLPALAKSVGQSARVFRGEMKAMKEDDAAAPSTATTVAPAPTPAESAPKAPDTGTSPDTRA; from the coding sequence ATGGGCGCTTTCGGTTGGCCGCACCTGCTGGTCATCCTCGCGGTGATTCTGCTCCTCTTCGGCGCTGCCAAGCTGCCGGCTCTGGCGAAGAGCGTGGGACAGTCCGCCCGGGTGTTCCGCGGCGAGATGAAGGCCATGAAGGAAGACGACGCCGCGGCGCCGTCCACCGCGACGACCGTGGCACCGGCTCCGACGCCGGCGGAGTCCGCGCCGAAGGCCCCCGACACGGGGACTTCGCCCGATACTCGCGCCTGA
- the tatC gene encoding twin-arginine translocase subunit TatC → MSLGQHLIELRRRLMIAAIALVAAMIVAFFVTDPILDWLTGPIRIVAEQRGDNFAALNFPTVTSAFEMRMRIAVTIGIFLSAPVWLWQIWAFVMPGLTRKEIRYTIGFVAAAIPLFFAGCYVAVLVMPHVIEVMWSFTPEGAVNFYSASEYYDFIFKLMIVIGISFVLPVFLVALNLAGIMSGMAILKGWRVAVLLATVFAAIATPAADVVSMLLLGAILIVLFFAAAGLSMIFDRRRRKREAALLDTTL, encoded by the coding sequence ATGTCCTTGGGACAGCACCTCATCGAGTTGCGGCGCCGACTGATGATCGCGGCCATCGCGCTCGTCGCGGCGATGATCGTGGCCTTCTTCGTGACGGACCCGATCCTCGATTGGCTGACGGGACCGATTCGCATCGTCGCGGAGCAGCGCGGTGACAACTTCGCGGCTTTGAACTTTCCCACGGTGACCTCGGCTTTCGAGATGCGGATGCGGATCGCGGTGACGATCGGCATCTTCCTGTCCGCACCCGTCTGGCTGTGGCAGATCTGGGCGTTCGTCATGCCCGGGCTCACCCGCAAGGAGATCCGGTACACGATCGGTTTCGTCGCTGCGGCGATTCCACTTTTCTTCGCCGGCTGCTATGTCGCGGTGCTCGTCATGCCGCACGTCATCGAGGTCATGTGGAGCTTCACGCCGGAGGGCGCCGTGAACTTCTACTCCGCGTCCGAGTACTACGACTTCATCTTCAAGCTGATGATCGTCATCGGAATCTCCTTCGTCCTGCCGGTCTTCCTCGTCGCGCTGAATCTCGCCGGCATCATGTCGGGCATGGCGATTCTGAAGGGCTGGCGCGTCGCGGTGCTTCTGGCGACGGTCTTCGCCGCGATCGCCACGCCCGCGGCGGATGTGGTCAGCATGTTGCTGCTCGGCGCCATCCTGATCGTGTTGTTCTTCGCGGCCGCCGGCCTATCCATGATCTTCGACCGCCGGCGCAGGAAGCGTGAGGCGGCGTTGCTGGATACGACGCTGTGA